GAGGGCAAAGGATTGTTTTGAAAATGCTCTGAAGAGTGAGCCCAATAACCCAGATTTTAATGCTGGCTATGCAATAGCAATGTTTCGCTTGGACAATTTCGCTGATTGGAACAATCCAGGGACGCGGCCCTGCCTGGAGGCCCTGAAACGGGCAGTGGAACTCAACCCAAATGACACCACCCTTCTGGCATTACTGGCATTACAACTTCAGGTATTAAAACAAGCCAAAGAGGGCGAGAGATACATTGAAGAAGGAATGCAGAAAACCCCCGACTTTCCTATTTTCCTGCGATATGCTGCTagtttttacagaaagaaaggagaaatagaCAAGGCTGTGAAGATTTTGAAGAGAGCCCTGGCACTGACACCAAATTCTGTCGTTGTGCATCATCAACTAGGACTCTGCTACAAATTCAAGATCCTTGAATTGAAAATGGCAAGATACCCACCTCAAGAGGAAGTGGACAATCTCCTTGAGCTTGccatatttcatttaaaaacagtgATAGACAAAAGgccagtatttttttctgcttattgtGACCTAGGAAACATATATGCACTAGGCAAGAGGTttgaagaagcagaagagataTTTCAGAAAGTGCTCCAGAGAAATGATGTATCCTGTGGTATCAAACAAGAAATCTACTACAATTATGCAAATTTTCAGCAGTTTGACATGAAGTCAGAATCAAAAGCCATTAAGTATTACATAGAAGGTCTGAAAATGGAACACGATTCCtataaaagaaaacagtgcAGTGAAGCTGTGGAGAAATTGTTGAAACGGAAAATTAGGAAGGGTTTAGGACAAGCCACAGATTTTGGTACATTTGGCCTCGTTCATAAGCTAAATGGTAAGAAACAAGAAGCAATTGAATGCTATGAGAAAGCCATTGCTTTGGATCCCAACAACGAAGAATATCTGAATGCATTAGCTGAGCTACAACTTTCCATCTCAAGCTAAAGCTCACAAACATCCTATGTACCAAAAATTCATTCAAACCAAGGAGGTTT
The DNA window shown above is from Oenanthe melanoleuca isolate GR-GAL-2019-014 chromosome 6, OMel1.0, whole genome shotgun sequence and carries:
- the LOC130254792 gene encoding interferon-induced protein with tetratricopeptide repeats 5-like produces the protein MSTNSMDSLKTSLLQLECHFTWNLQKEDVVLETLEETVLDHMKFVKECKITDYNMLSYVCHLKNSNEEGLRNLQKAEEAIQEHHPGEIARRSLVTWGNYAWIYYHMQRYEEAQTYASKVENSCKKLSSTAHGKIQLPEVYAQQGWALLRFGGNYFERAKDCFENALKSEPNNPDFNAGYAIAMFRLDNFADWNNPGTRPCLEALKRAVELNPNDTTLLALLALQLQVLKQAKEGERYIEEGMQKTPDFPIFLRYAASFYRKKGEIDKAVKILKRALALTPNSVVVHHQLGLCYKFKILELKMARYPPQEEVDNLLELAIFHLKTVIDKRPVFFSAYCDLGNIYALGKRFEEAEEIFQKVLQRNDVSCGIKQEIYYNYANFQQFDMKSESKAIKYYIEGLKMEHDSYKRKQCSEAVEKLLKRKIRKGLGQATDFGTFGLVHKLNGKKQEAIECYEKAIALDPNNEEYLNALAELQLSISS